The Streptomyces aurantiacus genome includes a region encoding these proteins:
- a CDS encoding SACE_7040 family transcriptional regulator — translation MAMRTDALTRREQILKEAARLFAERGFHGVGVDEIGAAVGISGPGLYRHFAGKDAMLAELLVGISEQLLTGGKRRVAESDGNAEALLDSLIEGHIDFALDDRPLITLHDRELDRLRDSDRKLVRQLQRQYVELWVEVVREIHPALAEPSARSAVHSVFGLLNSTPHLGRPGSLPGRAGTAELLHRMARGAFAAAGE, via the coding sequence ATGGCCATGAGAACCGACGCCCTCACCCGCCGCGAGCAGATCCTCAAGGAGGCCGCGCGGCTCTTCGCCGAGCGCGGCTTCCACGGGGTGGGGGTCGACGAGATAGGTGCGGCGGTCGGCATCAGCGGGCCGGGCCTGTACCGGCACTTCGCGGGCAAGGACGCGATGCTCGCCGAGCTGCTGGTGGGGATCAGCGAGCAGTTGCTGACCGGCGGAAAGCGCCGCGTGGCGGAGTCCGACGGCAATGCGGAGGCGCTCCTCGACTCGCTCATCGAGGGGCACATCGACTTCGCGCTGGACGACCGCCCGCTGATCACCCTGCACGACAGGGAGCTGGACCGCCTCCGGGACAGCGACCGCAAGCTCGTCCGCCAGCTCCAGCGCCAGTACGTCGAGCTGTGGGTGGAGGTCGTGCGCGAGATCCACCCGGCCCTGGCCGAGCCGAGCGCCCGCTCGGCCGTGCACTCGGTCTTCGGGCTCCTGAACTCGACGCCCCATCTGGGCCGTCCCGGCTCGCTCCCGGGGCGCGCGGGCACGGCGGAGCTGCTGCACCGGATGGCGAGGGGGGCCTTCGCGGCCGCGGGGGAGTGA
- a CDS encoding acyl-CoA dehydrogenase family protein, with the protein MRRTVFNEDHEAFRETLRAFIEAEVVPVYDEWFAAGQAPRDFYYKLAELGVFGIRVDEEFGGAGIDSYKFEAVMYEETARAGVQFGGSGVHVLLGLPYIKSLATDEQKKRFLPKFVSGEEMWALAMTEPGTGSDLAGMKTTAKLSEDGSHYVLNGAKTFITGGVHADRVIVCARTSAPTAEDRRFGISLFAVDTKAEGYSVGRKLDKLGLKTSDTAELAFVDVKVPVEDLLGEENKGFYYLGHNLASERWGIAFGAYAQAKAAVRFAKEYVQDRTVFGKTVASFQNTKFELAACQAEVDAAEAVADRALEALDAGELTPAEAASAKLFCTEVAHRVIDRCLQLHGGYGFMNEYPIARLYADNRVNRIYGGTSEIMKSIIAKNMGL; encoded by the coding sequence GTGCGCCGTACGGTGTTCAACGAGGACCACGAGGCGTTCCGGGAGACCCTGCGGGCCTTCATCGAGGCCGAGGTCGTCCCGGTCTACGACGAGTGGTTCGCGGCGGGCCAGGCGCCGCGCGACTTCTACTACAAGCTCGCCGAGCTGGGCGTCTTCGGCATCCGCGTGGACGAGGAGTTCGGCGGCGCCGGCATCGACTCGTACAAGTTCGAGGCCGTCATGTACGAGGAGACCGCGCGCGCCGGTGTCCAGTTCGGCGGCTCGGGCGTGCACGTGCTGCTCGGCCTGCCCTACATCAAGTCGCTCGCCACCGACGAGCAGAAGAAGCGCTTCCTGCCGAAGTTCGTCTCCGGTGAGGAGATGTGGGCCCTCGCGATGACCGAGCCGGGCACCGGCTCCGACCTCGCGGGCATGAAGACCACCGCGAAGCTCTCCGAGGACGGCTCGCACTACGTCCTCAACGGCGCCAAGACCTTCATCACCGGTGGCGTGCACGCCGACCGTGTGATCGTCTGCGCCCGGACCTCCGCGCCCACGGCCGAGGACCGCCGCTTCGGCATCTCCCTGTTCGCCGTGGACACCAAGGCCGAGGGCTACTCGGTGGGCCGCAAGCTCGACAAGCTCGGCCTGAAGACCTCCGACACCGCCGAGCTGGCGTTCGTCGACGTGAAGGTGCCGGTCGAGGACCTCCTCGGCGAGGAGAACAAGGGCTTCTACTACCTCGGCCACAACCTCGCCTCCGAGCGCTGGGGCATCGCCTTCGGCGCCTACGCGCAGGCCAAGGCCGCCGTGCGGTTCGCCAAGGAGTACGTCCAGGACCGCACCGTCTTCGGCAAGACCGTCGCGTCCTTCCAGAACACCAAGTTCGAGCTGGCCGCCTGCCAGGCCGAGGTCGACGCGGCCGAGGCCGTCGCCGACCGCGCCCTGGAGGCCCTCGACGCGGGTGAGCTGACGCCGGCCGAGGCCGCCAGCGCCAAGCTGTTCTGCACCGAGGTCGCGCACCGCGTCATCGACCGCTGCCTCCAGCTGCACGGCGGCTACGGCTTCATGAACGAGTACCCGATCGCCCGCCTGTACGCGGACAACCGCGTCAACCGCATCTACGGCGGCACCAGCGAGATCATGAAGTCGATCATCGCCAAGAACATGGGCCTGTAA
- a CDS encoding acyl-CoA thioesterase, which yields MSQALEDLLDLLDLERIEQDIFRGQSRFAVVPRVFGGQVAAQALVAAGRTVPADRPAHSLHAYFLRAGDPGAPIVYTVDRIRDGRSFTTRRVVAVQHGQPIFHLSASFQTYEEGLEHQAEMPAAPDPETLRTTAEMLPLYLDACGDESVARRMLEARAAVDLRYADAPPYASVGEAREPRSQVWFRTNGKLDGVIDEPLLHVCLATYVSDMTLLDSVLLAHGRGGWVTGDVVGASLDHAMWFHRPFRADEWLLYDQESPSASGGRGLGQARIYTQDGRLAITVIQEGVVRVPR from the coding sequence ATGAGTCAGGCACTTGAGGACCTGCTCGATCTGCTCGACCTCGAGCGGATCGAGCAGGACATCTTCCGCGGTCAGTCACGCTTCGCCGTCGTCCCGCGCGTCTTCGGCGGGCAGGTCGCGGCGCAGGCGCTGGTCGCCGCGGGGCGTACGGTCCCCGCGGACCGGCCCGCCCACTCCCTGCACGCGTACTTCCTGCGCGCCGGGGACCCGGGCGCGCCCATCGTCTACACAGTCGACCGGATCCGCGACGGGCGCTCCTTCACCACGCGCCGTGTGGTCGCCGTCCAGCACGGGCAGCCGATCTTCCATCTCTCCGCGTCGTTCCAGACGTACGAGGAGGGCTTGGAGCACCAGGCCGAGATGCCGGCCGCGCCCGACCCGGAGACCCTCCGGACGACCGCCGAGATGCTGCCGCTGTACCTGGACGCGTGCGGCGACGAGAGCGTCGCCCGGCGGATGCTGGAGGCCCGGGCCGCCGTCGACCTGCGCTATGCCGACGCGCCGCCGTACGCCAGTGTCGGGGAGGCGCGCGAGCCCCGCTCCCAGGTGTGGTTCCGCACCAACGGCAAGCTCGACGGCGTCATCGACGAGCCGCTGCTGCACGTCTGCCTCGCCACGTACGTCTCCGACATGACGCTCCTCGACTCGGTGCTGCTCGCCCACGGGCGCGGCGGCTGGGTCACCGGGGACGTCGTGGGGGCCTCCCTGGACCACGCGATGTGGTTCCACCGGCCGTTCCGCGCCGACGAATGGCTGCTGTACGACCAGGAGTCGCCGTCCGCGTCCGGCGGGCGGGGCCTGGGCCAGGCCCGTATCTACACGCAGGACGGGCGGCTGGCGATCACGGTGATCCAGGAGGGCGTCGTACGCGTCCCTCGGTGA
- a CDS encoding phosphatase yields MPIPAPPSRADLLDHLVRTRIAGDVATPRENNLSHYRKLANGDRNYWLGLELGDRWTDEQDVLAVMAERCGVNDDPEYRFGQDTIDPELTVDALERMAGRLRKAAAGGQRVLFATGHPGGLLDVHRATAAALRAAGCEIVVIPDGLATDEGYVFQFADVAVLEHGATLWHTHSGEPMRAILKALEGEGRPLPDLVVADHGWAGCAGQLGVDSVGYADCNDPALFLAESEGTVQVAVPMDDHVTSPRHYDPMTAYLLDAAGLTDKE; encoded by the coding sequence ATGCCGATACCCGCACCTCCCAGCCGCGCCGACCTCCTCGACCACCTCGTCCGGACGCGTATCGCGGGCGACGTGGCCACCCCCCGCGAGAACAACCTCTCCCACTACCGCAAGCTGGCCAACGGCGACCGCAACTACTGGCTCGGCCTGGAGCTCGGCGACCGCTGGACCGACGAGCAGGACGTCCTCGCGGTGATGGCCGAGCGGTGCGGGGTGAACGACGACCCGGAGTACCGGTTCGGCCAGGACACCATCGACCCGGAGCTGACGGTCGACGCCCTGGAGCGGATGGCGGGCAGGCTGCGCAAGGCGGCGGCCGGCGGGCAGCGGGTGCTGTTCGCGACGGGCCATCCGGGCGGGCTCCTCGACGTGCACCGCGCCACGGCCGCCGCACTGCGCGCGGCCGGCTGCGAGATCGTGGTGATCCCGGACGGGCTGGCCACGGACGAGGGGTACGTCTTCCAGTTCGCCGACGTCGCGGTGCTGGAGCACGGCGCGACGCTGTGGCACACCCACTCGGGCGAGCCGATGCGGGCGATCCTGAAGGCCCTGGAGGGCGAGGGCCGCCCGCTGCCCGACCTGGTCGTCGCGGACCACGGCTGGGCGGGCTGCGCGGGCCAGCTGGGCGTGGACTCCGTGGGCTACGCGGACTGCAACGACCCGGCCCTGTTCCTCGCCGAGTCCGAGGGCACGGTCCAGGTGGCCGTCCCCATGGACGACCACGTCACGAGCCCCCGGCACTACGACCCGATGACGGCGTACCTGCTGGACGCGGCGGGCCTCACGGACAAGGAGTAG
- a CDS encoding PucR family transcriptional regulator, translating into MPDTAAPAVPTVPPTPPVPLAALLAREDLGLRQIAGPRDPATVIHWAHTSEMADPYPYLLGGEMLLTAGVHIPEAAGSGTYFDAYVSRIVEAGGAVLGFGVAPVHDTVPRALVEACDHHGLPLVEVPPRTTFSGVARAVWQLMARARHTELRRVTEAQQSLAAAAARPDPVPSVLRQLAQRLGGRAALYAPDGKEVAAAGRLPDADPDVDTRVSGALARLAAVVRPATGGDPAAGGGGGSGAAPGPAPSSASDTAAGVHLAAYALGTGQGFVLGVAAPRRDPGDHTIASVGAVLLSLLTGEHRSGTGAARSSALVRMLLGAAPEEVASLLDGGERWVVVHARPDGPAADAVAASALGAALGSPLVDVAGDLVRVLVPAGRREVVAQAGWTCGASAPVVPREWGAGDTQAARALSRARATRARLVRHGEHTGLDGLVPPADAAAHARTLLAPVAGNPALTETLRAWLSLHGSWDRTAVALSVHRNTVRQRVARCATLLDTDLDDPDVRMELWFALRHA; encoded by the coding sequence ATGCCGGACACCGCAGCCCCCGCCGTCCCCACCGTCCCGCCCACCCCGCCGGTCCCCCTGGCAGCCCTGCTGGCCCGGGAGGACCTCGGCCTGCGGCAGATCGCGGGGCCACGCGATCCGGCCACGGTGATCCACTGGGCGCACACCTCGGAGATGGCGGACCCGTATCCGTACCTGCTCGGCGGCGAGATGCTCCTCACGGCAGGGGTGCACATCCCGGAGGCCGCCGGTTCGGGCACGTACTTCGACGCGTACGTGTCCCGGATCGTCGAGGCGGGCGGCGCGGTCCTCGGCTTCGGGGTGGCGCCGGTGCACGACACCGTTCCGCGCGCCCTGGTCGAGGCCTGCGACCACCACGGCCTGCCGCTCGTGGAGGTCCCGCCGCGCACCACCTTCTCGGGTGTGGCCAGGGCGGTCTGGCAGCTCATGGCCCGGGCCCGGCACACCGAACTGCGCCGCGTCACGGAGGCCCAGCAGAGCCTGGCCGCCGCCGCGGCGCGCCCCGACCCCGTCCCCTCGGTCCTGCGGCAGCTCGCCCAGCGACTCGGCGGCCGGGCCGCGCTGTACGCCCCGGACGGCAAGGAGGTGGCTGCGGCGGGACGGCTGCCGGATGCGGACCCGGACGTGGACACGCGGGTGAGCGGGGCGCTGGCCCGGCTCGCGGCAGTGGTGCGGCCGGCCACCGGGGGCGACCCCGCGGCCGGGGGCGGAGGAGGGAGCGGGGCCGCGCCCGGTCCCGCTCCCTCCTCCGCCAGTGACACCGCCGCCGGTGTCCACCTCGCCGCGTACGCCCTCGGCACGGGCCAGGGTTTCGTCCTGGGTGTGGCGGCTCCGCGCCGCGACCCGGGCGACCACACCATCGCGTCCGTGGGCGCCGTGCTCCTGTCACTCCTCACCGGGGAGCACCGGAGCGGCACGGGCGCGGCCCGCTCCTCGGCTCTCGTACGCATGCTGCTGGGGGCCGCGCCCGAGGAGGTGGCGTCCCTGCTGGACGGCGGTGAGCGGTGGGTCGTCGTGCACGCACGGCCCGACGGCCCCGCGGCGGACGCGGTCGCCGCGTCGGCGCTCGGGGCGGCGCTCGGTTCCCCGCTGGTCGACGTGGCCGGTGACCTCGTACGGGTGCTCGTCCCCGCGGGCCGCCGCGAGGTCGTCGCACAGGCCGGCTGGACGTGCGGTGCGAGCGCGCCCGTCGTGCCGCGCGAGTGGGGGGCCGGCGACACCCAGGCGGCGCGTGCCCTGTCCCGGGCGCGGGCCACGCGTGCACGGCTGGTCCGGCACGGCGAGCACACCGGACTCGACGGCCTCGTACCGCCGGCCGACGCCGCCGCCCACGCCCGCACGCTCCTCGCCCCCGTCGCCGGAAACCCCGCCCTCACGGAGACCCTCCGCGCCTGGCTGTCCCTGCACGGCAGTTGGGACCGCACGGCGGTGGCCCTCTCGGTCCACCGCAACACGGTCCGCCAGCGCGTCGCCCGCTGCGCGACCCTCCTGGACACGGACCTGGACGACCCGGACGTCCGCATGGAGCTGTGGTTCGCCCTGCGCCACGCGTGA